The Mycolicibacterium aichiense region GATGAAGCCGCGCCGGTACGTGACCTGCTCGGCGTTGTCGTTCGCTGGTGTACGCGACGAGAAGGACCGTCTTTCGTCGCTCATGATGGGTCAGGCACCGTAAGGCCGAGCCCACCCAGCAGCGGCACGACCGAGGCACGGACATCGGCGGCGGTGATCGTCATCAGCTGCTCATCGGTGAAGTCAGCGCCGGCCAGATCTGTGTGGTCCAACCTGAATTCTCTTTCCTCCTCGGACCGTTCGACCACATTGCGGACGAAGCGCCCGTTGCCGGCGATGTCGAGGCTGCGCCGCGCCACGCCGTTCGAGTCGGGCGTCGACGAATCGGCCAGCCGGCCGAACAGCTCCTCGAGATGATGCAGGGCAGCGGGCTCGAAGACGCTGTCCCGGTTGGCGGCCATCGCGACCGCGATCTCCACGAGTTCGGCCGCCGAGTAGGACGGGAAGACGATGCTGCGGGTGAACCGGGACCGGAGGCCTTCGTTGGTGTCCAGGAACCGATCGAGGTCGGCGCGATAGCCCGCGATGATGACCACGAGGCGATCGCGGTCGTTCTCCATCCGCGCCAGCAGGGTGTCGATGGCAACCAGACCGAAGTCGTTCTTCGCGCCGGTCGCGACCAAGGCGTAGGCCTCATCGAGAAAGAGCACGCCGTCGAGGGCACTGTCGATGAGGGCGTTGGTCTTCGCTTCGGTCTCGCCGATGTGCTGACCGATCATGTCCGCGCGGTGCACCTCACGGACATTCTCCCGCTTGAGCAGGCCGAGACCGCAGTAGATCTTGGCGACGACGCGCGCGATCGTCGTCTTGCCGGTGCCGGGCGGGCCGGCGAACACCAGGTGGTGGGTGCGTTGAGCCACGGCCAACCCGCGCTCCTCGCGCCGCAACGCCATCGCCACCGAGCTTTTCAGCCTCGAAACCTGGTTCTTCACCTCGTCGAGGCCGATGAACTCGCCGAGCTCGCGTTCGGCCTCGTCGAGAAGCGCGGCCTTCCGCTCGCGGGCCTCCGGGTCGATGAAATCGTCTGCGGTGGGCTCGGTTTCGACATCCCACGGGTCGGTGCGGGCTTCGATGCGCGCCGCGGTGGTGGTGACAACGCCGAACGTCGGGTCGGACAGTGCATGCTCGACCTCCTCGTTGTTCGGGTTGGCGGCATACAGATCCTGCAAGACGTCGGCGGCGGTGTCCTCGTCGCCGTAGGCGCGCAGAGCCAACGCCTTGACCAGGCCACCATCCACCGCTGCGACGGCGACCGGGCCGTCGGGCTCCTCGAGATAGGACAACGCGGGGGCGAACATCCCGAGCCGGGCAAGTGCAACACCGAGCGCCACCTTCGCGGCGTGCGCGAAGAAGGGGTCCAGCCCGGTGTCGTTGACCACCGGCGTCAGCAGCTTGACGACATCCGACCAGCGCTGCGCGCGCGACCGCAGCGCCACGTCGACCCAGCGCGCCTCATGCCACTGTGGATGGCGGGAGCGGATCTCGCCGATGATCTCGGCGGCGGCATGGAACGCACCGTCGGTCGCCAGCGCGGCGGCATGGGCGAGGCGGAAGTCGTCGATGGTGGTCGCGCGAAATCGCAGGTACAGCCCGGTGTCGTAGTCGAACCCCAACGCCCCGGCAGGCAGCTCGATGCGCCGCTGCAGCACGCCGGCCGTGTCGGCCGTGCGGACGACTGCGGCCAGCACCTCCAGCGAGTCCGCCCCGCCTGCTGCTGCCAGTCCGGTCCACGCGTCGCACTGATCGTGGGCCACCCGGGTCAGTTCGGTGAACGCGCGGTGCGCGGCCGGCATGTCGGCGGGGCGGCGCCGGTCGTACACCGGCAGGCCCAGCGCCTTGCAGCAGGTGGCGAATCGGCTCACCACATCCGCATCCACGCGCGTAACCCGCGCGTGCGTCACTACACCGTTGTTCATGCGCATCGTCTCGGGGTGGCGGTCGAACCCGGCCCCGCCTCCTTAGGTTTGCCTAACCAATGTAAGGAGAAGTTAGCATTGCATAACTTCACTGTCGAGTCGCTGAGCGCAGGCTCTTCGGCCGGATATCCGACCAGTTCTGCTCGACGAACTCCGCACAGTCCGCCCGGCTCGCTACGCCGAACGCGATCTCCCAGCCGCTGGGGATGTCGGCGAACGCCGGCCACAGGCTGTGCTGTTCCTCGTCGTTGACCAGGACATAGAAGCGGCCGTCCTCGTCGTCAAATGGATTGGTACTCAACGTTCCTCCCGTTCGTGTGGGTCAACTGCGCGCCGGGGCGGGCGCCGAGGATGCGATCCGACAGCAGCCCCAGGCAGCTCAGGTTGGGAAAACCGGGACCCTGGTTGAGCCCGGACAGGTTGGGCAAGAACAGCTTCGGCGACACTCCGCTCAACGCAAGATCGTCGCCGATCGCCCGCTGCAATCGGTCGCTGGTCAGCGGTCCGTTCAGCCTGACCTCGAGCAGGTCGAGAGCGTCCTGCGTCAGCAGCGGCAGAAACCACAGCGAGTCGGCGCCCGAGCCGTCGATGACGAGGTCGAATCCGTGCACCGTCTCCAGCCGCTCACCGTGCCGGTCGGTGTGCAGCGTGATGCGGATCCGACCGTCGGCGGCGACCCCGTGCGCCACCCGGCCGCGCAGATGCCGGATCCGGTCGTCGGCGAGCAGCGAATCCTGAACGCGCGCAGAGAAAACCCCGCGATCGGTGCGGGCCATCACATCACGCCGCTCGGCCGGGGTCAGTCCGACCCAGTCTGTCGGGTCGCTGAACATCCGGTTCTCGAAGAAGCTCTCACCCCGGGTGAACAGCGTCGCCTGCGGCGAGATCACTGTAATCGTGGACACCCGGTGCCCGAACAGCTCGTTGAGCATCGACGCAGCGGTCTCACCACCGCCGACCACCGCGACCCGCTCGGCATCGATCCGTTCTTTCGATGCCGACAACTCCCAGAATTGGGCGATCGAAAGGACCTGCGGATGGCCGGGTAGCACCGAGCGACCCGGCTGTCCGGGGCCGGTGATCATCACCGCGTCTGCCTCGACCGTGCCGCCGCCGGTGTGCAGCACCCACGACTGGCCGTCGAGAGAAATCCGGATGACCTCGCCGTCAACGACATTCAGCGCCACCGCGTCGGCCACCCAGCGCAGATAGTTCGCCCAGGTCTCATGGGTCGGCGCAGGCTTGCCGCGGTCGACCCACTCCGCGAAGCGTCCGGTGCCCACCAGGAAGGACTGCCAGCTCAGCCGCATCATCCGCTGGTCGAGTTCGCCGTTGCGGCCCGGCAAAATCATCGACCGGTACGGGAAACCGACGTCCTTCTCCGGGCTGGTTCCCAGCCGGTGCTGGCCGTCGGTCCACCCACCGCCGGCGCGCCAGTTCGCCGCGACCGCCGTGCGCTCGACAGCCACGATCTCCGGTGTGGTGACGCCCATCTCGCGCAGCATCGCCGCCTTCGCGGCCACCGCCACCGCCTTGGCTCCGGCGCCGAGAACAGCCAGCCGCCGTATCACGATGTCACCCCCGCCA contains the following coding sequences:
- the mbtG gene encoding NADPH-dependent L-lysine N(6)-monooxygenase MbtG produces the protein MIRRLAVLGAGAKAVAVAAKAAMLREMGVTTPEIVAVERTAVAANWRAGGGWTDGQHRLGTSPEKDVGFPYRSMILPGRNGELDQRMMRLSWQSFLVGTGRFAEWVDRGKPAPTHETWANYLRWVADAVALNVVDGEVIRISLDGQSWVLHTGGGTVEADAVMITGPGQPGRSVLPGHPQVLSIAQFWELSASKERIDAERVAVVGGGETAASMLNELFGHRVSTITVISPQATLFTRGESFFENRMFSDPTDWVGLTPAERRDVMARTDRGVFSARVQDSLLADDRIRHLRGRVAHGVAADGRIRITLHTDRHGERLETVHGFDLVIDGSGADSLWFLPLLTQDALDLLEVRLNGPLTSDRLQRAIGDDLALSGVSPKLFLPNLSGLNQGPGFPNLSCLGLLSDRILGARPGAQLTHTNGRNVEYQSI
- the eccA gene encoding type VII secretion AAA-ATPase EccA, whose product is MNNGVVTHARVTRVDADVVSRFATCCKALGLPVYDRRRPADMPAAHRAFTELTRVAHDQCDAWTGLAAAGGADSLEVLAAVVRTADTAGVLQRRIELPAGALGFDYDTGLYLRFRATTIDDFRLAHAAALATDGAFHAAAEIIGEIRSRHPQWHEARWVDVALRSRAQRWSDVVKLLTPVVNDTGLDPFFAHAAKVALGVALARLGMFAPALSYLEEPDGPVAVAAVDGGLVKALALRAYGDEDTAADVLQDLYAANPNNEEVEHALSDPTFGVVTTTAARIEARTDPWDVETEPTADDFIDPEARERKAALLDEAERELGEFIGLDEVKNQVSRLKSSVAMALRREERGLAVAQRTHHLVFAGPPGTGKTTIARVVAKIYCGLGLLKRENVREVHRADMIGQHIGETEAKTNALIDSALDGVLFLDEAYALVATGAKNDFGLVAIDTLLARMENDRDRLVVIIAGYRADLDRFLDTNEGLRSRFTRSIVFPSYSAAELVEIAVAMAANRDSVFEPAALHHLEELFGRLADSSTPDSNGVARRSLDIAGNGRFVRNVVERSEEEREFRLDHTDLAGADFTDEQLMTITAADVRASVVPLLGGLGLTVPDPS
- a CDS encoding MbtH family protein; this translates as MSTNPFDDEDGRFYVLVNDEEQHSLWPAFADIPSGWEIAFGVASRADCAEFVEQNWSDIRPKSLRSATRQ